Proteins from a genomic interval of Gluconacetobacter diazotrophicus PA1 5:
- the gltA gene encoding citrate synthase, translated as MTEPGKVATVSLEGKTASLPVLSGTLGPDVLDVRRIAADMGVFTFDPGYGETASCESKITFIDGGKGVLLHRGYPIAQLAEQGTFLEVAYLLLNGELPTTAQHEAFVSTIKSHTLLHEQIRNFFNGFRRDAHPMAILCGTVGALSAFYHEGTDISNEASRSLSAMRLIAKLPTIAAWAYKYTQGEPFVYPRNDLNYAENFLSMMFAHPSEPYVINPVLARAMDRILILHADHEQNASTSTVRLAGSTGANPFACIAAGIAALWGPAHGGANEAVLKMLAEIGNKDNIPDFIAKVKDKNSGVRLMGFGHRVYKNFDPRAKIMQATCHEVLGELGIKDDPLLDLAVELEKIAINDEYFVKRSLYPNVDFYSGIILKAMGIPTSMFTVLFAVARTVGWISQWKEMIEEPGQRIGRPRQLYTGAPQRDFTPFAQRG; from the coding sequence CGTCTCGCTAGAAGGCAAAACCGCCAGTCTGCCGGTCCTTTCCGGGACGCTGGGCCCGGACGTTCTGGACGTCCGCAGGATCGCCGCCGACATGGGCGTCTTCACCTTCGACCCGGGCTATGGCGAAACGGCGTCGTGCGAAAGCAAGATCACGTTCATCGACGGCGGCAAGGGCGTCCTGCTGCATCGTGGCTACCCGATCGCGCAGCTTGCCGAGCAGGGCACGTTCCTCGAGGTCGCGTACCTGCTGCTGAACGGCGAACTGCCGACGACGGCGCAGCACGAGGCATTCGTCTCGACCATCAAGTCGCACACGCTGCTGCATGAACAGATCCGCAATTTCTTCAACGGGTTCCGCCGCGACGCGCATCCGATGGCGATCCTGTGCGGCACCGTCGGCGCGCTGTCGGCCTTCTATCACGAAGGCACGGACATCTCGAACGAGGCCAGCCGCTCGCTGTCGGCGATGCGCCTGATCGCCAAGCTGCCGACGATCGCGGCCTGGGCGTACAAATACACGCAGGGCGAGCCGTTCGTGTATCCGCGCAACGACCTGAATTACGCGGAAAACTTCCTGTCGATGATGTTCGCGCATCCGTCGGAGCCCTACGTCATCAACCCGGTGCTGGCGCGGGCGATGGATCGCATCCTGATCCTGCATGCCGACCACGAACAGAATGCCTCGACCTCGACCGTGCGCCTGGCGGGCTCGACCGGCGCCAATCCGTTCGCGTGCATCGCCGCCGGCATCGCGGCGCTGTGGGGACCCGCCCATGGCGGCGCGAACGAGGCCGTGCTGAAAATGCTGGCCGAAATCGGCAACAAGGACAACATCCCCGACTTCATCGCCAAGGTGAAGGACAAGAACAGCGGCGTGCGCCTGATGGGCTTCGGCCATCGCGTGTACAAGAATTTCGACCCGCGCGCGAAGATCATGCAGGCCACCTGCCATGAGGTGCTGGGCGAACTGGGGATCAAGGACGATCCGCTGCTGGACCTGGCGGTCGAACTGGAAAAGATCGCGATCAACGACGAATATTTCGTCAAGCGCAGCCTGTATCCCAACGTCGATTTCTATTCGGGCATCATCCTGAAGGCGATGGGCATTCCCACCAGCATGTTCACGGTCCTGTTCGCCGTCGCGCGCACGGTGGGCTGGATCAGCCAATGGAAGGAAATGATCGAGGAACCGGGCCAGCGCATCGGCCGTCCGCGCCAGCTCTATACCGGCGCCCCGCAGCGCGACTTCACGCCGTTCGCGCAGCGCGGCTGA